One window from the genome of Blastopirellula retiformator encodes:
- a CDS encoding peroxidase family protein: MRSPRRNRRRCKPVSEVRYEQLETRSMFAAASLGDDATELGPAGATTVITGQILSPNNEPLAGVPVELAGVTTVTDAYGVFKIELPWAALPTDSLDIPVPAGDPYFDPYNTGVATIPMRRARYDATTGDSASNPLAHQNLITSFLDAGMVYGSDDHRAAALRTFVEGKLKTSAGDLLPLNDLATFPEGQQENDNAGPFDAAELFVAGDVRSNENVALTSLHTLLVREHNRLADEIKTADPALTDEQIYQQARRLVGAIVQQITYYEYLPILVGETGLSTYAGYDETVDPAISSLFSNAAYRVGHTQLFSEIQRLDEQLNSLPGGSLELRYAFFNPQAVAADGIEPYLRGLYLSQSEEIDELVISDVRNFLFGPPGAGGLDLAAINIQRGRDLGLPSYNQARIDFGLPAATSFSEISSDPAVALKLEQAYGDVDLVDIWVGGVAEDHVAGAQLGPLFQRIIADQFARARDGDRYYFENGQFTADEMALIQSTTLTRLIERNTSITGMNENAFLLNGGAAAPAANVTLATETSSDYRTTDGQGNNQIDPTAGAANDNLAHNFTVSYGDDYFSPAGADRPSTREISNTVMDQSASVPNSAGTSGFFVFWGQLLDHDLDLTPGGVTNDLNMDGTDYVDAVTGATYELASDKVSLMLGHEVYSGAKNVMLEPIKLTKNETGSHNLFAHFSGEIQTLGQTQSFAISVSEEDFQLHSEAILLGWKVTATGGGSFDPAAVQIFDSQGQPVAAEVVWQDAPTGDNSSYMLAWLAPGEYDVRVAGQGSTTGSFVVHAYLPSDHRGDGTVDVLDLINVLDRISAQRHDVDGVDYYRAEADLNGDGVLSQADVDLLVDNVRNATTLDPIFLSLQLDPESDTGEIGDGITSTSLVHLCGVAPVGSMVAFDVNGDGIIDGQVIAGEYENGASYHYDALLMEGENRLRVNVTDEFGQSLTRQMTLTLDRIAPHVVATGPTSNGLVVSANTSDFTIEVQLNESAPLADILAAITVIGNISGVVTPLNPRWIDATRTFRFDLDGSLPDTSFSVLLGSAFTDPAGNPFTPYGFSFRRAVVFGDNAYSQVLAAGIEYFQKIGGSVYFSSEFASQVLTLIELIESESLEAESARDDEVDLVFAEQEGLEEPLG; encoded by the coding sequence ACGACCGTGATCACCGGTCAGATCCTCAGCCCCAACAACGAACCGCTGGCCGGCGTGCCGGTCGAATTGGCAGGCGTCACGACGGTAACCGACGCTTACGGCGTATTCAAGATTGAACTGCCGTGGGCCGCCCTGCCGACCGATTCGTTGGACATTCCTGTTCCGGCTGGCGACCCCTATTTTGATCCCTACAATACCGGCGTCGCCACGATCCCGATGCGTCGGGCCCGCTACGACGCTACGACCGGCGACAGCGCCAGCAATCCACTTGCGCATCAAAATCTGATTACCAGTTTTCTCGACGCGGGGATGGTTTACGGCAGCGATGACCATCGCGCGGCGGCGCTGCGCACCTTTGTCGAGGGAAAGCTGAAGACGAGCGCCGGCGATCTGCTGCCGCTGAATGACCTGGCGACGTTTCCCGAAGGACAACAAGAGAACGACAATGCCGGGCCGTTTGACGCGGCCGAACTGTTTGTCGCCGGGGACGTGCGATCGAATGAAAACGTCGCCCTGACTTCGCTTCATACGCTACTGGTCCGCGAGCACAATCGTTTGGCGGACGAAATCAAGACCGCCGATCCGGCGCTGACCGACGAACAAATCTATCAGCAGGCCCGCCGCCTAGTCGGTGCGATCGTGCAACAGATCACTTACTACGAGTATCTGCCGATCCTGGTTGGCGAAACCGGCTTGTCGACCTACGCAGGCTACGACGAGACGGTTGATCCCGCGATTAGTTCCCTCTTCTCGAATGCCGCGTACCGCGTTGGGCACACGCAGCTGTTCTCTGAGATTCAGCGTTTGGACGAACAGCTCAACTCATTGCCTGGCGGATCGCTCGAATTGCGCTATGCCTTTTTCAATCCGCAGGCGGTCGCCGCCGATGGGATCGAGCCGTATCTACGCGGGCTCTATCTGAGTCAGTCGGAAGAGATTGACGAATTGGTCATTAGCGACGTCCGTAATTTTCTGTTTGGCCCGCCTGGCGCCGGCGGATTGGATTTGGCGGCGATCAACATCCAGCGTGGGCGCGATCTGGGACTGCCCAGCTACAACCAGGCGCGGATCGATTTTGGACTGCCGGCGGCCACGTCGTTCAGCGAGATATCGTCCGATCCGGCCGTCGCCTTGAAACTAGAGCAGGCGTATGGCGACGTTGACTTGGTCGACATCTGGGTCGGCGGCGTCGCCGAAGACCATGTCGCCGGCGCCCAGCTTGGTCCGCTGTTTCAAAGGATCATCGCCGATCAATTCGCCCGAGCCCGCGACGGCGATCGCTACTATTTTGAGAATGGTCAATTCACCGCCGACGAAATGGCGCTGATCCAAAGCACCACGCTCACCCGTCTGATCGAGCGAAACACGTCGATCACCGGCATGAATGAGAACGCCTTTTTGCTGAACGGCGGCGCAGCGGCGCCTGCGGCGAACGTCACGCTGGCGACCGAGACGTCGTCCGACTATCGCACCACCGACGGTCAGGGAAACAACCAAATCGATCCAACCGCCGGCGCCGCCAATGACAACCTGGCGCACAACTTCACGGTGTCGTATGGCGACGACTATTTCTCGCCGGCGGGCGCCGATCGCCCGAGCACCCGCGAGATCAGCAACACGGTGATGGATCAATCGGCGTCGGTCCCCAACAGCGCAGGGACGAGCGGTTTCTTCGTCTTCTGGGGCCAACTGCTCGATCACGACCTCGACCTGACTCCCGGCGGCGTCACGAATGACCTGAACATGGACGGGACGGACTATGTCGATGCGGTGACCGGAGCGACGTACGAATTGGCGTCAGACAAGGTCAGCCTGATGCTGGGGCACGAGGTCTATTCCGGCGCCAAGAACGTCATGCTGGAGCCGATCAAGCTGACCAAGAACGAGACAGGCTCCCACAACCTGTTCGCCCACTTCTCTGGCGAGATTCAAACGCTGGGGCAAACGCAAAGCTTTGCGATCTCGGTATCGGAAGAAGACTTTCAGCTCCACTCCGAGGCGATCTTGCTCGGTTGGAAAGTGACGGCCACCGGTGGCGGTTCGTTTGATCCGGCGGCGGTGCAGATTTTCGATTCCCAGGGGCAACCGGTAGCGGCGGAAGTCGTCTGGCAAGACGCGCCGACCGGCGACAATAGCAGCTACATGCTCGCGTGGCTTGCGCCGGGCGAGTATGACGTGCGGGTTGCGGGCCAAGGTTCGACGACCGGCTCGTTCGTCGTGCACGCCTATCTGCCCAGCGACCATCGCGGCGACGGAACGGTCGACGTGCTCGACTTGATCAACGTTCTCGATCGGATCTCGGCCCAGCGACATGATGTCGACGGAGTCGACTATTATCGCGCGGAGGCCGATCTCAATGGTGACGGCGTCTTGTCGCAAGCGGATGTCGATTTGCTTGTCGACAATGTTCGAAACGCGACGACGCTCGACCCGATCTTCCTGTCGCTGCAGCTAGATCCAGAGTCCGACACCGGTGAGATCGGCGACGGAATTACCTCTACCTCTCTGGTCCATCTATGCGGCGTGGCGCCGGTTGGATCGATGGTTGCCTTCGATGTGAACGGCGACGGCATCATCGATGGTCAGGTGATCGCCGGCGAGTACGAAAACGGGGCCAGCTATCATTACGACGCGCTACTGATGGAGGGCGAAAATCGCCTGCGGGTGAACGTGACCGACGAGTTTGGTCAGTCGCTAACGCGCCAGATGACGCTGACGCTAGATCGAATCGCGCCGCATGTGGTCGCCACTGGACCGACTTCCAATGGATTGGTGGTTAGCGCCAACACCAGCGACTTTACCATTGAGGTGCAGCTAAACGAGTCGGCGCCGCTGGCCGATATTTTGGCTGCGATCACCGTGATCGGGAACATTTCTGGCGTTGTGACCCCACTCAATCCGCGGTGGATCGACGCTACCCGGACCTTCCGCTTCGATCTCGACGGTTCGCTCCCCGATACCAGTTTCTCGGTACTGTTGGGGAGCGCCTTTACCGACCCAGCGGGCAATCCGTTCACTCCCTACGGATTTTCGTTTCGGCGGGCGGTCGTCTTCGGCGACAACGCCTATTCGCAGGTCTTGGCGGCCGGCATCGAGTATTTCCAGAAGATCGGGGGTTCGGTTTACTTCAGCAGCGAGTTTGCTAGCCAAGTCCTGACGTTGATCGAACTGATCGAGTCCGAATCGCTCGAAGCGGAATCGGCTCGCGATGACGAGGTCGATCTAGTTTTTGCTGAACAAGAAGGTCTGGAAGAGCCCCTTGGTTAG
- a CDS encoding amylosucrase: protein MRSTPPARNLTREATALRRLIPRLKKNFEDRIEPTEWETYSRRIDEHFPKLFRQLFALYGHQYDFYYHLEGILTSITEMWLNRSPELKALDALREADPQWYQSQRMIGAMCYVDLFAENLKGVRDNIPYLTEMGITYLHLMPVFRSPKGDNDGGYAVSSYREVNPDLGNMEELSELAGELRHRGISLCLDFVLNHTSDEHEWARKALLGDEECRDYYRMYPDRTMPDAFEKSMGAIFPEEHPGAFTYRSQLRKWIWTTFHNYQWDLNYENPALFNRMIEEALFLANQGVEILRMDAVAFLWKRLGTTCQNLPEAHWVLRAMNAAVRIAAPAMVFKSEAIVHPDDVRSYISEKECQLSYNPQLMALLWNSLATRETRTLRDALEKRFKIDADCEWVNYVRCHDDIGWAFSNEDVEGAGFDAGSHRRFLTNFYCGKFEGTFARGLPFQEDPTTGDARVSGTCASLAGLEKAIEENDEKEIDLAIRRIHLLHGVIMTIGGIPLLYLGDGIASLNDYSYEQDVDKMGDTRWVHRGKLDWDRAKDRHDPETIVGRVFDGILRLAHLRHQTRAFNRAQTEFVHTGNNHVLGYFRNAEDSSVLVLANFSEHPQQIEGRHLRMLGLRKTVIDILAGQTVTAMHELSIAPYQMLVLMRPG from the coding sequence ATGCGCTCGACGCCACCAGCCAGGAACCTGACCCGAGAAGCGACTGCGCTGCGCCGGTTGATCCCGCGATTGAAAAAAAACTTTGAAGATCGCATTGAACCGACTGAGTGGGAAACCTACTCGCGCCGCATTGACGAACACTTTCCGAAATTGTTTCGCCAGCTCTTTGCGCTGTACGGCCACCAATACGACTTTTACTATCACCTTGAAGGCATTCTGACGTCGATCACAGAAATGTGGCTCAATCGATCGCCCGAACTCAAGGCGCTCGACGCGCTGCGCGAAGCCGATCCGCAATGGTACCAATCGCAGCGGATGATCGGCGCGATGTGCTACGTCGACCTCTTTGCCGAAAATCTGAAAGGGGTGCGCGACAACATCCCCTATCTGACCGAAATGGGGATCACGTATCTTCACCTGATGCCGGTCTTCCGTTCTCCCAAAGGAGACAACGACGGCGGCTATGCGGTCAGCAGCTATCGGGAAGTGAACCCTGATCTCGGCAACATGGAAGAACTGTCGGAGCTGGCCGGCGAACTGCGACATCGCGGCATCTCGCTCTGTCTTGACTTCGTGCTGAATCATACGTCGGACGAACATGAATGGGCCCGCAAGGCGCTGCTCGGCGACGAAGAGTGCCGCGACTACTACCGAATGTATCCTGATCGCACGATGCCCGACGCTTTTGAGAAAAGCATGGGGGCGATCTTCCCGGAAGAGCATCCGGGCGCGTTCACCTATCGCAGCCAACTGCGGAAGTGGATCTGGACCACGTTCCACAACTATCAATGGGACCTCAACTACGAAAATCCGGCCCTCTTCAACCGGATGATCGAAGAGGCGCTCTTTTTGGCCAACCAGGGAGTCGAGATCCTGCGGATGGACGCCGTGGCGTTTCTTTGGAAGCGGCTGGGCACGACCTGTCAAAACCTGCCGGAAGCGCACTGGGTGTTGCGGGCGATGAACGCCGCCGTCCGCATCGCGGCCCCGGCGATGGTCTTCAAGTCGGAAGCGATCGTGCATCCGGACGACGTCCGCTCTTACATCAGCGAAAAAGAGTGCCAGCTGTCGTACAACCCGCAGCTGATGGCGCTGCTATGGAACTCGCTGGCGACGCGCGAAACCCGCACCTTGCGCGACGCGCTGGAAAAGCGTTTCAAGATCGACGCCGACTGCGAATGGGTCAACTACGTTCGTTGCCATGACGACATCGGCTGGGCGTTCTCGAATGAAGATGTCGAAGGCGCTGGGTTCGACGCCGGATCGCATCGTCGCTTTCTGACCAACTTCTACTGCGGCAAGTTTGAAGGCACGTTTGCTCGCGGATTGCCTTTTCAGGAAGATCCGACGACCGGCGACGCCCGCGTTTCCGGCACCTGCGCATCGCTGGCCGGACTCGAGAAGGCGATCGAAGAGAACGATGAGAAGGAAATCGATCTGGCGATCCGCCGCATCCATTTGCTGCACGGCGTTATCATGACGATCGGCGGCATTCCGCTGCTCTACCTGGGTGACGGAATCGCCTCGCTGAACGATTACAGCTACGAGCAAGACGTCGACAAAATGGGAGACACGCGGTGGGTTCATCGCGGCAAGCTCGATTGGGATCGCGCCAAAGATCGCCACGATCCCGAAACGATCGTCGGCCGGGTCTTTGACGGCATCTTGCGTTTGGCTCACCTGCGGCATCAAACCCGCGCCTTCAATCGGGCTCAGACCGAATTTGTCCACACCGGCAACAATCACGTGCTCGGCTACTTCCGCAACGCCGAAGATTCTTCGGTGCTTGTGCTGGCGAACTTCTCCGAGCATCCGCAGCAAATCGAAGGACGCCATCTACGGATGCTGGGCCTGCGCAAGACGGTGATCGACATCCTGGCGGGCCAAACCGTCACCGCCATGCACGAGCTGAGCATCGCCCCGTACCAGATGTTGGTGCTGATGCGTCCCGGCTAA
- a CDS encoding sulfatase yields the protein MRRLIALSICLLTLLNLSTALAAKKPNIVLIFADDQGWMDTGFQGRGYIETPNLDRLAKQGMTFTSAYASAGNCAPSRACLLSGTYTPRHDVYAVFSTIRGKKSEMRLVPIPNRNGLAESNVTLAEALKEAGYATGHFGKWHLDGPDGALPSEQGFDVTLDSFGDGVLKEGTETNKKGPPEDPKGVFTLTRKACEFMEENQERPFFCYLAHHAIHGPLQAQPETLAKFEQKEKGKLDPNAMYAGCTYDMDISVGMLLEKLDELKLTDNTLVVFTSDNGATQAAAQEPLRGNKGGYYEGGIREPFLVRWPGVTKPGSTSDVPVINVDLYPTFLAAAGAQVPAGKTLDGESLLPLLSGDAPLKREAIFWHFPGYLNTPVIRGRKLDVQTGFRSRPVTVIRKGDWKLHLFHEEWQLDGGREKIATNNAVELYNLKDDIGERNDLANAETAKRDELVDDLLAWWKAVDAKVPTEKNPRYNPGPRKAGQKSK from the coding sequence ATGCGTCGTCTGATTGCACTCTCGATCTGCCTGCTGACTCTGTTGAACCTGAGTACCGCATTGGCGGCCAAAAAACCGAATATCGTCCTGATCTTCGCCGACGACCAAGGGTGGATGGATACAGGCTTTCAGGGACGCGGTTACATTGAGACGCCCAATCTAGACCGCTTGGCCAAGCAAGGGATGACCTTCACTTCCGCTTACGCATCGGCCGGCAACTGCGCGCCGAGCCGCGCATGTCTTCTCTCGGGCACGTACACGCCGCGGCATGACGTCTACGCCGTCTTCAGCACCATTCGCGGCAAGAAGAGCGAAATGCGGCTGGTTCCGATTCCCAACCGCAATGGACTGGCCGAGTCGAACGTCACCCTGGCCGAAGCGCTGAAGGAAGCAGGTTACGCCACCGGCCACTTTGGCAAATGGCATCTGGATGGCCCTGATGGCGCGCTGCCGAGCGAGCAAGGCTTTGACGTCACGCTCGATTCCTTTGGAGATGGGGTCTTGAAAGAAGGGACGGAGACCAACAAGAAGGGTCCGCCGGAAGATCCGAAGGGGGTCTTTACGCTGACCCGCAAAGCGTGCGAGTTCATGGAAGAGAACCAAGAACGTCCTTTCTTCTGCTACCTGGCGCATCACGCGATTCATGGTCCGCTGCAAGCCCAGCCAGAGACGCTGGCGAAGTTTGAGCAGAAGGAAAAGGGGAAACTCGATCCGAACGCGATGTACGCCGGCTGCACGTATGACATGGATATCAGCGTCGGAATGTTGCTCGAAAAATTGGACGAACTGAAGTTGACTGACAACACGCTGGTCGTCTTCACCAGCGACAACGGGGCGACGCAAGCGGCGGCGCAAGAGCCGCTCCGCGGCAACAAAGGGGGTTACTACGAGGGGGGAATTCGCGAACCGTTTCTCGTCCGCTGGCCCGGCGTCACCAAGCCTGGCAGCACATCGGACGTACCGGTGATCAACGTCGATCTCTACCCGACGTTTCTGGCCGCCGCTGGGGCGCAGGTTCCGGCCGGCAAGACGCTAGACGGCGAGTCGCTGTTGCCGCTCCTGTCAGGCGACGCTCCGCTGAAACGAGAGGCGATCTTCTGGCACTTTCCCGGCTATCTCAATACGCCGGTGATTCGCGGGCGCAAACTCGACGTGCAAACCGGATTTCGTTCGCGGCCGGTCACCGTGATCCGCAAGGGAGACTGGAAGCTCCATCTGTTCCATGAAGAGTGGCAGTTGGACGGGGGGCGAGAAAAGATCGCCACCAACAACGCGGTCGAGCTCTACAATCTGAAGGACGACATCGGCGAGCGGAACGATTTGGCGAATGCGGAGACCGCCAAACGTGACGAGTTGGTCGACGATCTGCTGGCCTGGTGGAAGGCGGTCGACGCCAAAGTTCCCACCGAAAAGAACCCGAGATATAATCCGGGACCACGAAAAGCAGGCCAAAAATCAAAGTAA
- a CDS encoding alpha/beta hydrolase — MTKRHSLLSCAVSLAIFSLALAQEDGGVRRSDKDRLQQFLQRFPDADANKDGVLTMQEARAYREERRGAAPAGRGRKSTATHPDVAYGDHQKQKFDLWLLTDSDAPTPLIIFIHGGGFRGGDKASVNPKVAEDLNKEGIAYASLNYRLSDAGPYPIMMHDAARALQTIRHRAQEWNIDPERIVCYGGSAGAGISLWLAFHDDLADPDSDDPIARQSTRILAAATTNGQSSYDLFVIRDWFGLPDLYAHDALPQFYGFQEEAEVKSDRVRKLMKDASPINHLSSDDTASVYMTYGQGNSKVTANTPQNVWVHHVTFGLKLKEAVDQQGLECIVTAPGVAEGKDAYGSPMTFLMKKVKGE, encoded by the coding sequence ATGACGAAGCGTCACTCTTTGCTTTCTTGCGCGGTATCTCTAGCGATCTTTTCACTCGCACTCGCGCAAGAGGACGGCGGCGTCCGGCGTTCTGACAAGGATCGCCTCCAACAGTTTCTACAGCGTTTCCCCGACGCCGACGCCAACAAGGATGGCGTGCTGACAATGCAAGAAGCGCGGGCCTATCGAGAAGAGCGCCGCGGCGCCGCTCCGGCAGGAAGAGGGCGAAAATCGACGGCGACGCATCCCGACGTCGCGTATGGCGACCATCAAAAACAGAAGTTCGATCTCTGGCTACTGACCGATTCCGATGCGCCAACGCCGCTGATCATCTTCATCCATGGGGGCGGATTCCGCGGTGGGGATAAGGCGAGCGTTAATCCGAAAGTGGCCGAGGACCTGAATAAAGAAGGGATCGCGTACGCGTCGCTCAACTATCGACTTTCGGACGCCGGTCCCTATCCGATCATGATGCACGACGCGGCTCGCGCACTGCAAACGATTCGGCATCGCGCGCAGGAGTGGAACATCGATCCCGAGCGGATCGTCTGTTACGGCGGATCGGCAGGCGCTGGGATCAGTCTCTGGCTGGCGTTTCACGACGACCTGGCCGACCCAGATAGCGATGATCCGATCGCGCGACAGTCGACCCGAATTTTGGCGGCCGCCACGACAAATGGTCAATCGTCGTACGATCTGTTCGTCATTCGCGACTGGTTCGGTTTGCCCGACTTGTACGCTCATGACGCGCTGCCGCAGTTCTACGGCTTTCAGGAGGAAGCCGAAGTCAAGTCGGATCGCGTCCGCAAGCTCATGAAGGATGCGTCCCCCATCAACCATCTGTCAAGCGACGATACGGCCAGCGTCTACATGACCTACGGACAAGGAAACTCCAAGGTTACCGCCAACACGCCGCAAAACGTCTGGGTCCATCATGTGACGTTTGGCCTGAAACTGAAAGAAGCGGTGGACCAGCAGGGACTGGAGTGCATCGTCACAGCGCCGGGCGTCGCCGAAGGTAAAGACGCTTACGGTTCGCCAATGACGTTTCTGATGAAGAAAGTCAAAGGGGAATAG
- a CDS encoding M90 family metallopeptidase: MFFSWLKRRRRDKLKSRPFPPQWKEFVEKHLWQYRALNGDERKKLENSIAILFAEKNWEGCNDLELNDLSKVAVAAQVGLLTLGLGEEYFDNVMSVLIYPSAYRAESQVATGGVVMATQSDRLGEAWYRGPVILSLPDVFEGASGPNHARNLVFHEFAHQLDMLNSSVADGIPPMESSDQAEAWISNFRRAYQQQVHDCQTGHRPLVDRYGATNEAEFFAVLTEAFFQTPKPLSTHDPDLYDVLRTYYRQDPLRWAH; this comes from the coding sequence ATGTTTTTTTCCTGGTTGAAACGACGACGGCGCGACAAGCTCAAGAGCCGCCCTTTTCCGCCCCAGTGGAAGGAGTTCGTCGAGAAACATCTGTGGCAATATCGGGCGCTCAACGGCGACGAGCGAAAAAAATTGGAGAATTCGATCGCGATTCTTTTCGCGGAGAAAAATTGGGAAGGATGTAACGATCTAGAACTGAACGACCTCTCCAAAGTCGCCGTCGCCGCCCAGGTCGGGTTGCTGACGCTCGGTTTGGGAGAAGAGTACTTCGACAACGTCATGTCGGTCCTGATCTACCCTTCCGCCTACCGCGCCGAGTCGCAAGTCGCGACCGGCGGCGTCGTCATGGCGACTCAATCGGATCGACTGGGCGAGGCCTGGTATCGCGGGCCGGTGATTCTGTCGCTGCCAGACGTGTTTGAAGGCGCCAGCGGCCCCAACCATGCCCGCAACCTGGTGTTTCACGAGTTCGCCCACCAGCTTGACATGCTCAACAGCAGCGTCGCCGACGGTATTCCGCCGATGGAGTCGAGCGATCAGGCGGAAGCCTGGATCTCCAATTTTCGCCGCGCTTACCAACAGCAGGTGCATGACTGCCAAACCGGTCATCGGCCGCTGGTCGATCGCTACGGAGCCACCAACGAGGCCGAGTTCTTCGCGGTGCTGACGGAAGCGTTCTTTCAAACGCCGAAACCGCTGTCGACGCACGATCCCGATCTGTACGACGTGCTGCGGACTTACTATCGGCAAGATCCGCTGCGATG